From a single Planctellipticum variicoloris genomic region:
- a CDS encoding sigma-54-dependent Fis family transcriptional regulator, with translation MLTKSGGAGVRWLGWSQVLQDVRNDDASALLGLADQLEQAAFGVANVADFLRQALGDIAGEFGANGVCVYQRTPEWKALGVHGRWTPGEGPFEVMTEALDRESAVYAATAGPLASPVLVAPVRSRSFQNPLLVLTGRNLADDILGPLWLAARALGTGLEFVQAKSQSVRRIDQLRSTLRIASSLSQIQETEPLLNQIAQEATRLLECDRASIFIWDKEHGEVVARPALGVEGGSLRLPDKTGVVGEVIHSGRLIRVDDAYHDARFSQAVDATSGYRTKNLICCPLNDHDGKRLGAFEVINKSEGTFSDEDEATVTELAAQVAVALQNTRERETLLRSHRQLTEQVTRGVTIIGESPAINAMRGTIRRLATTDLPVLILGESGTGKEVVAQSLHYLGTRAERPFIAVNCAALAESLLESELFGHEKGAFTDARELRRGKFELAEGGTIFLDEIGDMSQGGQAKLLRVLEQKVITRVGGSQPIPINARVIAATNANLAEMVKAKKFREDLYFRLNVVTLDLPALRNRPEDIAPLAEYFLNIFATQARRPRLQLSAEARKRLQAHPWPGNVRELRNLMERVAFLAPGDRVESEDLAFILSPERDTMPEPSPDLGLSEATNRFQQEFIRRAIKRVRGNMSEAARLMGLHRSNLYRKMRQLAMSEAGEGDLGDDEV, from the coding sequence ATGTTGACGAAATCAGGCGGAGCCGGCGTGCGTTGGCTGGGATGGTCGCAGGTGCTGCAGGACGTCCGGAACGACGATGCCTCGGCGCTGCTGGGGCTCGCCGACCAGCTCGAACAGGCGGCGTTCGGAGTTGCAAACGTCGCCGATTTCCTCCGGCAGGCACTGGGCGATATCGCCGGAGAGTTTGGTGCGAACGGGGTTTGCGTCTATCAGCGAACCCCGGAATGGAAAGCATTGGGCGTCCATGGACGCTGGACGCCCGGCGAGGGGCCGTTTGAAGTCATGACCGAGGCGCTGGATCGAGAGTCTGCGGTCTATGCGGCAACCGCGGGGCCATTGGCCAGCCCGGTCCTTGTCGCACCGGTCCGGTCGCGGTCGTTCCAGAATCCGCTGCTCGTGCTGACGGGGCGCAATCTGGCGGACGACATTCTCGGGCCTCTCTGGCTCGCCGCCCGTGCCTTGGGAACCGGGTTAGAGTTCGTTCAGGCAAAGAGTCAGTCGGTCCGGCGGATCGATCAGCTCCGGAGCACGCTGCGAATCGCGTCATCGCTGAGCCAGATTCAGGAGACGGAGCCGCTGCTGAATCAGATTGCTCAGGAGGCGACGCGTCTCCTCGAATGCGATCGGGCAAGCATTTTTATCTGGGACAAGGAGCATGGCGAAGTCGTCGCCCGGCCTGCGCTGGGGGTCGAAGGAGGCTCTCTGCGCTTGCCGGATAAGACCGGCGTCGTCGGCGAAGTGATCCACAGCGGTCGGCTGATCCGGGTCGACGACGCTTACCACGACGCGCGGTTCAGCCAGGCGGTGGATGCCACCAGCGGGTATCGGACGAAGAACCTGATCTGCTGTCCGTTGAATGATCACGACGGGAAGCGACTGGGGGCCTTTGAGGTCATCAACAAGTCCGAGGGAACCTTCAGCGACGAAGACGAAGCGACCGTCACCGAACTGGCGGCCCAAGTCGCGGTTGCACTGCAGAACACCCGCGAACGGGAGACGCTGCTGCGGTCGCATCGCCAGCTCACCGAGCAGGTGACACGGGGCGTGACGATCATCGGGGAGAGCCCGGCGATCAACGCCATGCGGGGAACGATCCGCCGGCTGGCCACGACCGATCTGCCCGTGTTGATTCTCGGCGAAAGCGGGACCGGCAAAGAAGTCGTTGCGCAGTCACTGCACTATCTGGGCACGCGCGCCGAGCGGCCGTTCATTGCCGTGAACTGTGCGGCTCTCGCAGAATCGCTGCTGGAAAGCGAACTGTTCGGCCACGAGAAGGGGGCTTTCACCGACGCCCGCGAGCTGCGTCGCGGCAAATTTGAGCTCGCCGAGGGGGGGACGATCTTCCTGGACGAGATCGGCGACATGAGCCAGGGGGGGCAGGCCAAGCTGCTGCGGGTGCTGGAGCAGAAGGTGATCACGCGAGTCGGCGGTTCTCAGCCAATCCCCATCAACGCGAGGGTCATCGCCGCCACGAATGCGAATCTCGCCGAAATGGTGAAGGCCAAGAAGTTCCGCGAGGATCTCTATTTCCGACTGAACGTGGTGACGCTGGACCTCCCTGCCCTGCGGAACCGGCCGGAAGATATCGCGCCGCTGGCCGAGTATTTTCTCAACATCTTTGCCACGCAGGCGCGTCGGCCGCGGCTGCAGCTTTCCGCCGAGGCGCGCAAGCGGCTGCAGGCCCATCCGTGGCCAGGTAATGTCCGCGAGTTGCGGAACCTGATGGAGCGGGTGGCGTTCCTGGCGCCAGGCGACCGGGTCGAGTCCGAGGATCTGGCGTTCATCCTGAGTCCCGAGCGGGACACGATGCCTGAGCCGTCGCCCGATCTGGGCTTGAGCGAAGCGACCAACCGTTTCCAGCAGGAATTCATCCGCCGAGCGATCAAGCGGGTGCGGGGGAACATGAGCGAAGCGGCCCGGCTGATGGGTCTGCACCGGTCGAACCTGTACCGCAAGATGCGGCAGCTCGCGATGAGCGAAGCAGGCGAAGGGGACCTGGGGGACGATGAGGTCTGA
- a CDS encoding riboflavin synthase → MFTGLVEGLGTITAVVTEPAGIRLIVEPPLEMTAGESCALGDSVAINGCCLTVVGLEDGRWAFQAGTETLSKTSLRRLQAGDRVNLERSLPVNGRLGGHFVQGHVDGIGTVDAVEREGDWISMWFRVPQTLTALMVPKGSIAVDGVSLTLVHVEADRFSIALIPHTLEVTTLGRRKVGDPVNIETDILGKYVQKLLGR, encoded by the coding sequence ATGTTTACCGGTCTTGTCGAAGGTCTCGGAACGATTACCGCGGTTGTCACTGAGCCTGCCGGAATCCGACTGATCGTTGAACCGCCGTTGGAGATGACTGCCGGCGAATCGTGTGCGCTGGGTGACAGCGTGGCGATCAACGGCTGCTGTCTGACCGTCGTCGGCCTGGAAGACGGACGCTGGGCGTTTCAGGCGGGGACCGAGACTCTCTCGAAGACTAGCCTCCGGCGACTGCAGGCTGGCGATCGGGTCAACCTGGAACGCTCGCTGCCGGTCAATGGACGACTCGGCGGGCACTTCGTGCAGGGGCACGTCGACGGCATCGGCACGGTCGATGCCGTCGAGCGAGAAGGAGACTGGATCTCGATGTGGTTCCGCGTGCCGCAGACGCTCACGGCGCTGATGGTGCCGAAGGGCTCGATCGCCGTCGACGGCGTCAGCCTGACACTGGTTCACGTCGAGGCAGACCGGTTCAGCATCGCGCTCATCCCCCACACGCTGGAGGTCACGACGCTCGGCCGACGGAAGGTCGGCGATCCGGTCAACATCGAGACCGATATCCTGGGCAAGTACGTCCAGAAGCTGCTGGGGCGGTGA
- a CDS encoding Gfo/Idh/MocA family protein — protein sequence MTRPWLSSRRSFLQQSLAAGIGLPLLARSAQAAAPSDIIRHASFGASGMAGADLGEIAKHSKVKLICVAEVDTSRATKLKEQFPDLRVYQDWRQMLDKEHKNLDTVNVSTPDHMHAPMAMSSMQLGLNVYCQKPLTHNIAESRALTEYAREKKLVTQMGIQIHSSREYKTAIALIQQGAIGKVHTVHTWSSKKWGDPTGKPTRSDPVPATLDWDMWLGVCETRPFVGGGYYHPGNWRKRVDFGTGTFGDMGCHIFDPVFGALALTGPTTVRSEGAPPNDYNWATDAIVRFTFPKTPYTAEKGVDITWYDGDQRPPQDVVKSAVGDRALPDQGSLFLGEKGAMILPHIAMPILLPERDFAGYDVPKIDGENHWHQFIDAVRGETKTSTTFDYAGPLTESVLLGCVATRFPKTTLEWDAPGLKFTNLPAANAFLKRPYRKGWEVPGLG from the coding sequence ATGACCCGTCCCTGGCTGTCTTCCCGCCGGTCCTTTCTGCAGCAGTCTCTCGCCGCCGGCATCGGACTGCCGCTGCTGGCCCGCTCCGCTCAGGCCGCTGCGCCGAGCGACATCATCCGTCACGCGAGCTTCGGGGCGTCGGGCATGGCCGGGGCCGACCTGGGGGAGATCGCGAAGCATTCCAAGGTCAAGCTGATCTGCGTCGCGGAAGTCGATACCTCGCGTGCCACCAAGCTCAAGGAGCAGTTCCCCGATCTGCGCGTCTACCAGGACTGGCGGCAGATGCTCGACAAGGAGCATAAGAACCTCGACACCGTCAACGTCTCGACCCCGGACCACATGCACGCCCCGATGGCCATGTCATCAATGCAGCTCGGCCTGAACGTCTACTGCCAGAAGCCGCTGACGCACAACATCGCCGAGTCGCGGGCGCTGACCGAGTACGCCCGCGAGAAGAAGCTCGTGACGCAGATGGGCATTCAGATCCATTCGTCGCGCGAGTACAAGACCGCGATCGCCCTGATTCAGCAGGGAGCCATCGGCAAGGTTCATACGGTCCACACCTGGAGCAGCAAGAAGTGGGGTGACCCGACGGGCAAGCCCACCCGGAGCGATCCGGTTCCCGCCACGCTCGACTGGGACATGTGGCTGGGCGTTTGTGAGACCAGGCCGTTTGTCGGCGGCGGCTACTACCACCCCGGCAACTGGCGGAAGCGGGTCGACTTCGGAACCGGAACCTTCGGCGACATGGGCTGCCACATTTTCGATCCGGTCTTCGGCGCCCTGGCCCTGACCGGGCCGACGACTGTCCGGTCCGAAGGGGCGCCCCCGAACGATTACAACTGGGCGACCGACGCGATCGTCCGCTTTACCTTTCCGAAGACTCCGTACACCGCCGAAAAGGGAGTCGACATCACCTGGTACGACGGCGACCAGCGCCCGCCGCAAGATGTTGTTAAGTCGGCCGTCGGCGATCGCGCGCTGCCCGATCAGGGCTCGCTGTTTCTGGGGGAGAAGGGGGCCATGATCCTGCCCCACATCGCCATGCCGATTCTGCTCCCCGAAAGGGACTTCGCCGGCTACGACGTGCCGAAAATCGACGGGGAAAACCACTGGCATCAGTTCATTGACGCCGTTCGCGGCGAAACCAAAACGTCAACGACGTTCGACTACGCCGGTCCGCTGACGGAATCGGTTCTGCTCGGTTGCGTCGCCACCCGCTTCCCGAAGACGACGCTCGAATGGGATGCGCCCGGCCTGAAGTTCACGAATCTGCCAGCCGCCAACGCCTTCCTGAAACGCCCGTACCGCAAAGGCTGGGAAGTGCCGGGATTGGGATGA
- a CDS encoding NAD(P)H-hydrate dehydratase — MSAAPELVTRLPAVPPRPVDSHKGTFGRTLIIAGSRGMSGAACLAGLGALRGGAGLVYVAVPVGIQSIVAGYEPSYLTCDLPEDGDGQLAASAFQSLQPRLSGMSAVAIGPGLGQSPGVQHVVRHLYTTAACSLVVDADGLNALAGTSALDSFPTAARILTPHPGEFARLSGLSLEEIQSSRETVALEFARRSGTILLLKGASTVVTDGRRLAINDTGNPGMATGGCGDVLTGVIAALLAQGISPFEAAQLGAWLHGRAGDMAAEHLSCCGLIASDLPRYVARAWNELPR; from the coding sequence ATGTCCGCAGCTCCGGAACTTGTCACTCGTCTCCCCGCCGTCCCGCCTCGGCCGGTCGACTCCCACAAAGGAACCTTCGGCCGCACGCTGATCATCGCCGGCAGCCGCGGGATGAGCGGCGCCGCCTGCCTCGCCGGCCTCGGCGCACTCCGCGGCGGGGCAGGGCTGGTCTACGTGGCCGTGCCTGTCGGCATCCAGTCCATTGTTGCCGGCTATGAACCCAGCTACCTGACCTGCGACCTGCCTGAGGATGGAGACGGCCAGCTCGCTGCCTCCGCATTCCAGTCGTTGCAGCCCAGACTGAGCGGCATGTCCGCCGTCGCCATCGGTCCCGGTCTTGGCCAGTCTCCCGGAGTCCAGCATGTCGTCAGGCATCTGTATACAACGGCCGCCTGTTCGCTGGTCGTCGATGCCGACGGGTTGAATGCGCTTGCCGGGACTTCAGCACTCGATTCATTTCCTACGGCGGCGCGGATCCTGACGCCGCATCCGGGCGAGTTCGCCCGTCTGTCGGGACTCTCCTTGGAGGAGATCCAGTCCAGTCGCGAAACCGTGGCGCTGGAGTTTGCGCGGCGTTCCGGAACAATCCTGTTGCTCAAAGGCGCCAGCACTGTCGTGACCGACGGCCGCCGGCTGGCCATCAACGACACGGGCAATCCCGGCATGGCGACTGGAGGCTGCGGCGACGTGCTGACAGGTGTCATCGCGGCTCTCCTGGCTCAGGGAATCTCGCCGTTCGAGGCGGCCCAGCTCGGCGCGTGGCTCCACGGCCGTGCAGGAGACATGGCGGCCGAACACCTCTCCTGCTGCGGCCTGATCGCCTCCGACCTCCCCCGGTATGTGGCCCGCGCCTGGAACGAACTGCCGCGTTAA
- the larB gene encoding nickel pincer cofactor biosynthesis protein LarB produces the protein MEIRELTALLESWHAGQVPDAGLLEQLRLLATVAPRFDDVSIDLDRAGRCGAPEVVYAPGKSIEAIAAVFEAQQQAGQPSLATRVSAEQAEALAGLFPSASHNSTARTISLGRLGEATTRGRVLVVTAGTTDRPVAEEACETARWLGCEVELLTDVGVAGPHRLFQQRQRLQTADAIVVVAGMEGALPSVVAGWVAVPVIGVPTSVGYGASFGGFSALLSMLNSCAANVSVVNIDAGFKGGYLAGLIARQAAAARAAT, from the coding sequence GTGGAAATTCGCGAACTGACGGCGCTGCTGGAAAGCTGGCATGCCGGCCAGGTGCCGGACGCCGGACTGCTGGAGCAACTGCGTCTCCTGGCGACCGTCGCTCCCCGGTTCGACGACGTCTCCATCGACCTCGATCGCGCCGGCCGCTGCGGTGCACCGGAGGTCGTCTATGCCCCGGGAAAGTCCATCGAAGCGATCGCCGCCGTCTTCGAGGCTCAGCAGCAGGCGGGGCAGCCGTCGCTGGCGACGCGAGTCTCCGCGGAACAGGCTGAAGCCCTCGCCGGGCTGTTTCCCTCCGCGTCCCACAATTCCACCGCCCGCACAATTTCCCTCGGGCGCCTTGGAGAGGCAACGACCCGTGGGCGCGTGCTGGTCGTCACCGCCGGAACCACCGACCGCCCCGTTGCCGAAGAAGCCTGCGAAACCGCTCGCTGGCTGGGCTGCGAAGTCGAGCTGCTGACGGACGTCGGCGTCGCCGGTCCGCATCGATTGTTTCAACAGCGGCAGCGATTGCAGACCGCCGACGCTATCGTCGTCGTGGCCGGTATGGAAGGGGCATTGCCGTCGGTCGTCGCCGGCTGGGTCGCAGTCCCCGTGATCGGGGTGCCGACCAGCGTCGGCTACGGGGCCAGTTTCGGCGGCTTCTCGGCCCTGCTCAGCATGCTCAACAGTTGTGCTGCGAACGTCAGTGTGGTCAATATTGATGCCGGGTTCAAAGGGGGCTATCTGGCGGGACTCATTGCCCGCCAGGCTGCCGCCGCCCGCGCCGCAACCTGA
- a CDS encoding phytanoyl-CoA dioxygenase family protein, with amino-acid sequence MTTAPDGLFSATDLENFSRDGYVVARGLTTPEFVGRMRAVTDDGLSRQIGPIEYEADVKYPGSPESLDARGGRTVRRLKQAFTRDYVFLEWVMQPVILGRLQQLLGPKVVSPLAHHNCIMTKHPDFSSETGWHQDIRYWAFQRPELVNAWVALGPETQDNGCLQVIPGTHRLTYQPDQFDERTFLRPDLPVNQPLIATKQFVTLQPGDVLFFHCLTFHAATRNFSRETKYSAVFTFRPLDNPPKPGTRSADYPELLLTPG; translated from the coding sequence GTGACCACTGCCCCGGATGGCCTGTTTTCTGCGACGGATCTCGAGAACTTTTCCCGCGACGGCTACGTTGTCGCCCGCGGTCTGACCACCCCGGAGTTTGTCGGCAGGATGCGGGCGGTCACCGACGACGGTCTGAGCCGGCAGATCGGTCCGATCGAATACGAGGCCGACGTCAAGTATCCCGGCTCCCCGGAATCGCTCGACGCCCGCGGCGGCCGGACGGTCCGTCGGCTCAAGCAGGCCTTCACGCGAGACTACGTCTTTCTCGAATGGGTCATGCAGCCTGTGATTCTCGGGCGGCTGCAGCAGTTGCTCGGTCCGAAAGTCGTCAGTCCGCTGGCTCATCACAACTGCATCATGACCAAGCATCCGGACTTCAGCAGCGAAACCGGCTGGCATCAGGACATCCGCTACTGGGCCTTTCAGCGGCCGGAGCTGGTCAACGCCTGGGTCGCGCTCGGTCCGGAAACGCAGGACAACGGCTGCCTGCAGGTCATCCCCGGAACGCACCGCCTCACCTACCAGCCCGATCAGTTTGACGAGCGGACATTCCTCCGGCCGGACCTGCCTGTCAATCAGCCGCTGATCGCGACGAAGCAGTTCGTCACGCTCCAGCCCGGCGACGTGCTGTTCTTTCACTGTCTGACGTTCCACGCCGCGACCCGCAACTTCTCCCGTGAGACGAAGTACTCGGCGGTCTTCACGTTTCGCCCGCTGGACAATCCGCCGAAACCCGGCACGCGGTCGGCGGACTATCCCGAACTGCTCCTGACGCCGGGCTGA
- a CDS encoding sigma-54-dependent transcriptional regulator, producing MSAAEAETPELPGQSIRVLVADDDEAHAQAVAESLRRVGYDCTVAGSGQRAAHLVESQNYDVVVTDLMMDDIDGLEILRKTKQELPDAEVILLTGHASIKTAVAAGQHGVFKYLTKPLDIKELRETVEKASARVRLLRKNAELNRRLDEKFGFEGVVGDSTAMHRVVEKLRSVAPTDATVLIQGESGTGKELVARAIHQNSDRKNKPFVPLNISALPESILESELFGHEAGSFTGATARRIGKFEYANGGTLFLDEVGETPMSTQVKLLRVLEDRKITRLGANDEHDINVRLVAATNADLLEMVKKGTFRKDLYYRLSVVTVFLPPLRERRVDVPFLAEHFLKQFSAQMHRPAPTITRQVQQALMAHPWPGNIRELKNVVQGMLVMDADGRLDVDDLPDEIAPVGLTADDGMAPGGRSGADQLVGKPLDQVEKYYIERALEITQGKRDEAAQMLGIGERTLYRKLKEYEIKG from the coding sequence ATGTCCGCCGCCGAGGCTGAAACTCCCGAATTGCCCGGTCAGTCCATCCGCGTTCTTGTGGCGGATGACGACGAGGCCCACGCGCAGGCTGTCGCCGAAAGCCTGCGCCGCGTCGGGTACGATTGCACCGTCGCCGGTTCGGGGCAGCGTGCGGCTCACCTCGTCGAGAGCCAGAACTACGACGTCGTCGTCACCGATCTGATGATGGACGACATCGACGGGCTTGAGATTCTGCGGAAGACCAAGCAGGAGCTGCCCGACGCGGAAGTAATCCTGTTGACCGGTCACGCGTCGATCAAGACGGCGGTCGCCGCCGGGCAGCATGGCGTCTTCAAGTACCTGACGAAGCCGCTCGATATCAAGGAGCTGCGCGAGACGGTTGAAAAAGCCAGCGCGCGTGTCCGGCTGCTGCGCAAGAACGCCGAGCTCAACCGCCGCCTCGACGAGAAGTTCGGCTTTGAAGGGGTCGTCGGCGACAGCACCGCCATGCATCGCGTGGTGGAGAAGCTCCGTAGCGTCGCGCCCACCGACGCCACGGTCCTGATTCAGGGGGAAAGCGGTACCGGCAAGGAGCTGGTCGCCCGCGCCATTCATCAGAACAGCGACCGGAAGAACAAACCCTTCGTGCCGCTGAATATCTCCGCGCTGCCGGAAAGCATTCTGGAGAGCGAGCTGTTCGGCCACGAAGCCGGCTCTTTCACGGGGGCGACGGCCCGGCGGATCGGGAAGTTCGAGTACGCCAACGGCGGCACGCTATTCCTGGACGAGGTGGGGGAGACTCCCATGTCGACGCAGGTCAAACTGCTGCGCGTCCTCGAAGATCGGAAAATTACCCGGCTGGGCGCGAACGACGAGCACGATATCAATGTCCGTCTGGTGGCGGCGACGAACGCCGACTTGCTGGAAATGGTCAAGAAAGGGACCTTCCGCAAGGATCTCTATTACCGGCTGTCGGTCGTGACCGTGTTCCTGCCGCCTTTGCGCGAAAGGCGGGTCGACGTCCCGTTCCTGGCCGAGCATTTTCTCAAGCAGTTTTCCGCCCAGATGCACCGTCCCGCCCCGACGATTACCCGCCAGGTTCAGCAGGCGCTCATGGCGCATCCTTGGCCGGGAAACATCCGCGAGCTGAAAAACGTCGTGCAGGGGATGCTGGTGATGGATGCAGACGGTCGTCTGGACGTCGACGACCTTCCCGACGAAATTGCTCCGGTCGGACTGACCGCGGACGACGGCATGGCGCCGGGCGGCCGCAGCGGAGCCGACCAGCTCGTTGGCAAGCCGCTCGATCAAGTCGAGAAGTATTACATCGAACGGGCTCTCGAAATTACCCAGGGCAAACGAGACGAGGCCGCCCAGATGCTGGGGATTGGCGAGCGGACGCTGTATCGCAAACTCAAAGAGTACGAGATCAAGGGCTGA
- a CDS encoding sensor histidine kinase — MTVDHAELEVEHRKLQERYAEIASLAGGLAHEIRNPLSTIVLSLDLMAEDLQGAETQRDRRLLQKVSTVRKECDHLERILEDFLQFARVGRLNLEPADLNEVVRDFIEFYQPLAAEQRIEISPHLGIDLPAVLLDRQLWRQVLQNLSRNSAQAMPDGGVLELQTFARDGRVVLEIIDNGHGMDAATQARMFETFYSTRSQGSGLGLPTVRKIVEGHRGEIDCESAVGRGTRFVITLPALLP, encoded by the coding sequence ATGACCGTCGATCACGCCGAACTCGAAGTCGAGCACCGCAAGTTGCAGGAGCGGTACGCCGAGATCGCGTCCCTGGCGGGGGGCCTGGCGCATGAGATCCGCAATCCACTTTCGACGATCGTCCTCAGCCTGGACCTGATGGCGGAGGACCTGCAAGGAGCGGAAACCCAGCGGGATCGACGCCTGCTGCAGAAGGTGAGTACCGTCCGGAAGGAATGCGACCATCTGGAACGGATCCTGGAGGACTTTTTGCAGTTCGCCCGCGTCGGCCGGCTGAATCTTGAACCGGCGGACCTGAATGAAGTCGTCCGTGACTTCATCGAGTTCTATCAGCCGCTGGCTGCCGAACAGCGGATTGAAATCAGCCCGCATCTGGGGATCGATCTCCCTGCCGTGCTGCTGGATCGTCAGCTATGGCGGCAGGTGTTGCAGAATCTCTCGCGCAATTCGGCCCAAGCGATGCCTGACGGGGGCGTGCTGGAACTGCAGACGTTTGCGCGAGATGGTCGGGTCGTGCTGGAGATCATCGACAACGGTCACGGGATGGACGCCGCCACGCAGGCGCGGATGTTCGAGACGTTTTATTCCACCCGGTCTCAGGGCAGCGGACTCGGGCTGCCAACGGTCCGAAAGATCGTGGAAGGTCATCGGGGCGAAATCGATTGTGAGAGCGCCGTCGGCCGCGGAACGCGTTTTGTGATCACCCTTCCTGCGCTCCTCCCGTGA
- the pnp gene encoding polyribonucleotide nucleotidyltransferase, producing the protein MKVTVETQLAGRTLSLECGEIAKQAAGAVMIRYGDTVVLVAAQDGPSRPGTDFFPLTVDYRERTAAAGKFPGGYLKREGRPTTREILTCRLTDRPIRPLFPEGYTDEVQIMSNVMSVDQENDPDVLSINGASAALTVSSMPFQGPIGAVRVGCINEEFVLMPTRTELETSTLDLIVAGSKDSVLMIEGFAHQLPEAVMADAIMFGHRAIVEICKLQEELAKKLGKAPVAAPEIAVNPFAAALKEKAYAKLREAKTGGDKADRRGAVGELKKALIAELFPEDAAESPQGGTRAQFSEAFHALEARVVRDLILEGRRLDGRTPADLRGVTCSASVLPRVHGSSLFTRGETQSLCTVTLGTVRNAQKIDGIFPEYSKRFMLDYYFPSYSVGECRPIRGPGRREIGHGCLAERSVQSVLPSEEKFPYTIRVISDITESNGSSSMASVCSATLGLMDAGVPITQPVAGISIGLVKEADRFVLLTDIMGDEDHFGDMDFKVAGTQKGVTGIQLDLKIAGINEEIIRKTLEQARGARIDLLKTMLTAIRRPRPELSPLAPRLLRTKIDPSKIGLLIGPGGKNIRAIQEETGTQIDIQDDGTVIIAGERGPGAEEALARVEAMTEEIKVGRIYNGTVASIKDFGVFVEIAPGKDGLCHISELSDGYVKSIDEVCKLGDKIQVKVIAVDEQNRVKLSRKAVLAETGQSDGGAERNSGDADA; encoded by the coding sequence GTGAAAGTGACTGTAGAAACCCAATTGGCCGGCCGGACGCTCAGTCTGGAATGCGGCGAAATCGCCAAGCAAGCCGCCGGCGCCGTGATGATCCGCTACGGCGATACCGTCGTCCTCGTCGCCGCCCAGGACGGGCCGTCCCGACCTGGAACCGATTTCTTCCCGCTCACCGTCGATTACCGCGAACGGACGGCTGCGGCCGGCAAGTTCCCCGGCGGCTATCTGAAGCGCGAAGGTCGTCCGACCACCCGCGAGATTCTGACCTGCCGCCTGACCGACCGTCCGATTCGTCCGCTGTTCCCGGAAGGGTATACCGACGAAGTCCAGATCATGTCGAACGTGATGTCTGTGGATCAGGAAAACGATCCGGACGTCCTGTCGATCAACGGCGCCAGCGCAGCGCTCACCGTGTCCTCAATGCCGTTCCAGGGGCCGATCGGCGCCGTGCGGGTCGGTTGCATCAACGAAGAATTCGTTCTGATGCCGACCCGCACCGAACTGGAGACGAGCACGCTGGATCTGATCGTGGCGGGTTCGAAGGATTCGGTCCTGATGATCGAGGGCTTCGCCCACCAGTTGCCGGAAGCCGTGATGGCCGACGCCATCATGTTCGGGCACCGGGCGATTGTCGAGATCTGCAAGCTGCAGGAAGAACTGGCGAAAAAGCTCGGCAAGGCCCCCGTGGCCGCCCCCGAGATCGCCGTCAACCCGTTCGCCGCCGCCCTCAAGGAAAAGGCTTACGCCAAGCTGCGTGAGGCGAAGACGGGCGGCGACAAGGCCGATCGTCGTGGCGCCGTCGGCGAACTGAAGAAGGCGCTGATTGCCGAGCTGTTCCCCGAAGACGCCGCCGAAAGTCCCCAGGGAGGGACGCGAGCGCAGTTTTCAGAGGCGTTCCACGCGCTGGAAGCCCGCGTCGTCCGCGACCTGATTCTGGAAGGCCGCCGGCTGGACGGGCGGACTCCCGCCGATCTGCGCGGCGTGACCTGCAGCGCCAGCGTGCTGCCGCGCGTCCACGGCTCGTCTCTGTTCACCCGCGGCGAGACCCAGTCGCTCTGCACGGTCACGCTGGGCACCGTCCGGAACGCTCAGAAGATCGACGGCATCTTCCCCGAGTATTCCAAGCGGTTCATGCTGGACTACTACTTCCCGTCGTACTCGGTCGGCGAATGCCGTCCGATTCGCGGACCGGGCCGGCGTGAAATCGGCCACGGCTGCCTGGCGGAGCGATCCGTTCAGTCGGTGCTCCCGAGCGAAGAAAAGTTCCCGTACACGATTCGGGTCATCTCCGACATCACCGAGTCGAACGGCAGCAGCTCGATGGCCTCGGTCTGCAGCGCGACGCTGGGGCTGATGGACGCTGGCGTGCCGATTACCCAGCCGGTGGCGGGGATCTCGATCGGCCTCGTGAAAGAGGCGGATCGCTTCGTGCTGCTGACCGACATCATGGGTGACGAAGATCACTTCGGCGACATGGATTTCAAGGTCGCGGGAACTCAGAAGGGCGTGACCGGTATTCAGCTCGATCTGAAAATCGCCGGCATCAACGAGGAGATTATCCGCAAGACCCTCGAACAGGCTCGCGGCGCCCGCATCGACCTGCTCAAGACTATGCTGACGGCGATCCGCCGGCCGCGTCCGGAACTGTCCCCGCTGGCACCGCGTCTGCTCCGCACGAAGATCGATCCGTCCAAGATCGGTCTGCTGATCGGTCCGGGGGGCAAGAATATCCGGGCGATCCAGGAGGAAACCGGCACCCAGATCGACATTCAGGACGACGGCACCGTCATCATCGCCGGCGAGCGCGGTCCCGGCGCCGAGGAGGCTCTGGCCCGCGTCGAAGCGATGACCGAGGAGATCAAGGTCGGCCGGATCTACAACGGCACGGTCGCGTCGATCAAGGATTTCGGCGTGTTTGTCGAGATCGCTCCGGGCAAGGACGGCCTCTGCCACATCAGCGAGCTGTCCGACGGGTACGTGAAGTCGATCGACGAAGTCTGCAAACTGGGCGATAAGATCCAGGTGAAGGTCATCGCCGTCGACGAGCAGAACCGCGTCAAACTGTCCCGCAAGGCGGTGCTGGCGGAAACGGGTCAATCCGACGGCGGAGCCGAACGCAATTCGGGCGACGCCGACGCCTGA